The nucleotide window TATTCTTCGGTTCCATCGGCACGAATAAATCGTGGGTAGGGAGGTTGGACGCTCTTTCCATAAAACTGTGGAATTTCATGGTGTTCAATTCGTCGATTATCGTATACGCGAATCGACTCATCAAGGGTAATACTTGCAGCATCATGGACGATAAGCGTTGATGACGTTAGCTCGTTATCATCATCAAGGTGATAATGATGCAAATCATTAACCTTATCCGTAATAACCCAGCCCCGATTTGCTAAGAATCGTTGTGTGCTGAGCATTGCGCTTTGTGTCCACTTACGTTCTTCATCATGGGGGATAATGATGCAACCATAGCCTGCGGGCTTTGTCATCTCACAACCCCGATTAATAAACAATTGAACACTCATACCATAGTTGCTTGCCCCATACGGAGGGTTCGTATAAAACCAATCGAAGTGATTTTGAAGATCACGTGGCACTGGCTCAAACGCATTGTAGAGCCGAAAATCCATCAGATGCCTAAATCCATACCGCCGTGCAAACTGGGATTGCGCACGGAGCAACCGCTCATCAAAATCAACAATGACCATTTTCGCTGGAAGGGGATATCCGAGTTGGCCACCGAGAATGCCGAGTGCAAGACTCGCACAATCATTATC belongs to Herpetosiphon gulosus and includes:
- a CDS encoding bis-aminopropyl spermidine synthase family protein, whose amino-acid sequence is MSPSEPHTDPWYVLSKDLMFLNQQRWEDHQSVVAGQTGTLRELLRITLSHKALALMDLIRRNRPQALRKFDQISMRDDDLATQAILMAKQLAGKSVVFMGDNDCASLALGILGGQLGYPLPAKMVIVDFDERLLRAQSQFARRYGFRHLMDFRLYNAFEPVPRDLQNHFDWFYTNPPYGASNYGMSVQLFINRGCEMTKPAGYGCIIIPHDEERKWTQSAMLSTQRFLANRGWVITDKVNDLHHYHLDDDNELTSSTLIVHDAASITLDESIRVYDNRRIEHHEIPQFYGKSVQPPYPRFIRADGTEEYCNDREAA